A region from the Anomalospiza imberbis isolate Cuckoo-Finch-1a 21T00152 chromosome 23, ASM3175350v1, whole genome shotgun sequence genome encodes:
- the DFFB gene encoding DNA fragmentation factor subunit beta: protein MAEPLRPFRLRGCGGPQKFGVAAGSLRGLLRKGCRLLQLPLAGSRLCLYEDGTELTESYFRALPPQTELVLLGPGESWRGCASDIERLLAAFCSQQGAVVEAARRLLTDERAPHRQKLLADLIHNLSENILAEDKEDDKKWFEGLESRFKNKSSYLRHSCESRMRGYMREVSGFISNVHPAARDAYRGIIDLMADKLKSVKYNGCYFDRREEEEAARLCTAEGWFSCQGPFDRDDCPCKHSINPYSNKESRILFSTWNLDHIIEKKRAVVPELAEAVKTRDGREVNWEYFYQLLFTLDNLKLVHIACHKKTNHNLSCDKTRIYRKRKQTHEIS, encoded by the exons atGGCGGAACCCCTGCGGCCCTTCCGCCTGCGCGGGTGCGGCGGCCCGCAGAAGTTCGGGGTGGCGGCCGGGAGCCTGCGTGGGTTGCTGAGGAAGGGCTGCCGGCTGCTGCAG CTTCCCTTGGCAGGCAGCCGCCTCTGCCTCTACGAGGACGGCACGGAGCTGACCGAGAGCTACTTCCGAGCGCTGCCGCCGCAGAcggagctggtgctgctgggcccCGGGGAGAGCTGGCGGGGCT gtgCCAGCGACATCGAGCGGCTCCTGGCCGCGttctgcagccagcagggcGCTGTGGTGGAGGCTGCGCGGAGGCTGCTGACGGACGAGCGGGCTCCCCACAGGCAGAAGCTGCTGGCGGATCTCATCCACAACCTGAGCGAAAACATCCTGGCCGAGGACAAGGAAGACGACAAGAAATGGTTTGAAG GGCTGGAGTCTCGGTTCAAGAACAAATCCAGCTACCTGCGGCATAGCTGTGAGAGCAGAATGCGGGGCTACATGAGAGAG GTTAGTGGTTTTATTTCAAACGTTCATCCTGCAGCACGAGATGCCTACAGAGGGATAATCGACCTGATGGCAGATAAGCTGAAATCTGTGAAGTACAACGGGTGCTACTTTGAcagaagggaggaggaggaggcagcacgCCTGTGCACTGCAGAGGGGTGGTTCTCCTGTCAG GGACCTTTTGACAGAGATGACTGCCCATGTAAGCATTCCATCAACCCCTACAGCAACAAGGAAAGCAGGATCCTCTTCAGCACCTGGAATCTTGATCACAT AATTGAAAAGAAACGTGCTGTTGTCCCAGAACTGGCAGAAGCTGTCAAAACACGAGACGGGAGAGAAGTGAACTGGGAATACTTCTATCAGCTGCTGTTTACCCTGGATAATTTAAAACTTGTACATATTGCTTGCCATAAGAAAACCAATCATAACCTCAGCTGTGACAAAACCAGAATTTACAGAAAGAGGAAGCAAACCCATGAGATTTCCTAG
- the CEP104 gene encoding centrosomal protein of 104 kDa isoform X2 gives MPHKIGFTVVSSSGHEDGFSARELMVHAPTVNGWRSPRLCQYPQEITLQLVERCRIRKLQLLAHQYMIASKIEFYISESLPEYFAPYQSERFQRLGYVLLSDNEKTDFRARELKSVYLDAVGQYLKLVFHKNYVNKYNLYGQVALVAVNIIGDPADYGIDSMSSPSREKLIDHYLGIKLDDPALDGTYLGKRDSISPLDDLAFDMYQDPEVAQIIRRLDEKKREAVHLEYYDQAKKLKQAIADLQKVGERLGRYEVEKRYAVEKEDYDLAKKKKEQMDEYRLKVYQQLELHDLLDAQLLIQKPPELALGSVSGTESPQSSLPEPADPPQGEPLRAEPVLEEQLVDPTSSEPVVPYQSPLSHQTQPTTSKEAFSKENVEILPYDERPLPAICKQVDETVAYVEPEVTEEDVGNTARTGNTGEPEQLTEKALKEASPVVEVFGETLVSGAYSRTWSCREDALLTVYKKLMEVSVDTPKEDLRNMLRAAVFLVRRAIKDTVSSVFQASLKLLKMIIIQYIPKHKLGKLETSHCVETTLPHLLSRTGDSSSRLRLLASTFIQEMALCPEVKPLQIIPVHLVKTLKPNSPTHLAMRHVELVESLLGAMGTENSGFTVNNVMKFATGALEHRAHEVREVVLRIIFAMYREHRAAVLDSLPLDDAGARRTVRYKTLFEGFAKIDGKSSETEVRVCNEAEPEKQTKEEMKVLKGHPAALKLELQAELEAKEEKESDFQKTENRGYQVYEAAAAKIQEELSSVANYLDNLCIFCGERSESFTEEGLDLHYWKHCPMLTRCEHCRQMLEIASLTEHLLADCDKRDSFGRCPRCREAVPRDELPRHTKSRICNPAKPENVANHCPLCHENFPPGEEAWRSHLMSRDGCKMNQRRISPLNKTILVQPAKVVGHYLRRPGPSGARFQPPSIGSKIRTRGGPNKSLGKTYSKR, from the exons ATGCCGCACAAGATTGGTTTCACGGTGGTCAGTTCGTCGGGACACGAGGATGGGTTCAGTGCCCGGGAGCTGATGGTTCATGCACCGACAGTGAACGGGTGGCGCTCGCCCAG GCTCTGTCAGTACCCCCAGGAAATCACCCTGCAGCTGGTGGAGAGGTGTCGGATCCggaagctgcagctgcttgCTCACCAGTACATGATAGCAAGCAAAATTGAGTTCTACATCAGTGAAAGCCTGCCTGAATATTTTGCTCCGTATCAGTCAGAGAGGTTTCAGAGACTTGG TTATGTCCTTCTCTCAGACAATGAGAAGACTGATTTCAGAGCTCGAGAGTTGAAATCTGTATACTTGGATGCAGTTGGCCAGTACCTGAAGCTGGTTTTCCATAAAAATTATGTCAACAAATACAACTTGTATGGGCAG GTTGCCCTGGTAGCTGTGAACATCATTGGGGATCCAGCAGACTATGGCATTGACAGCATGAGCAGT CCTTCCAGAGAGAAGCTGATAGATCACTACTTGGGAATTAAATTGGATGACCCTGCCTTAGATGGAACTTACCTTGG GAAACGTGACTCCATTTCACCTCTGGACGATTTGGCCTTTGACATGTACCAGGACCCAGAAGTGGCTCAGATAATCCGGAGGCTGGATGAGAAGAAGAGGGAAGCTGTGCATCTCGAGTACTACGACCAGGCCAAGAAGCTCAAACAGGCCATTGCAGACTTGCAGAAG GTGGGTGAGCGACTGGGCCGGTACGAGGTGGAGAAGCGTTACGCGGTAGAGAAGGAGGATTATGACCTTGCCAAGAAAAAGAAGGAGCAGATGGATGAGTACAGGCTGAAGGTGtaccagcagctggagctgcacgATCTCCTGGATGCACAGCTGCTG ATCCAAAAGCCACCCGAATTGGCTTTGGGATCTGTGAGTGGCACTGAGAGCCCCCAGAGCTCCCTTCCTGAGCCTGCAGACCCACCCCAAGGAGAGCCCCTGAGGGCAGAGCCTGTGCTGGAAGAGCAGTTGGTGGATCCCACTTCTTCTGAGCCTGTTGTTCCCTACCAGTCCCCTCTTTCTCATCAGACTCAGCCCACAACCTCCAAGGAAGcattttccaaggaaaat GTTGAAATTTTACCTTATGATGAGAGACCTCTCCCAGCCATCTGCAAGCAGGTGGATGAAACTGTTGCCTACGTTGAGCCAGAGGTGACTGAAGAGGATGTGGGTAATACTGCAAGGACTGGCAATACTGGGGAGCCTGAACAACTCACGGAGAAGGCACTGAAGGAAGCCAGCCCTGTTGTGGAAGTTTTTGGAGAGACTTTG GTTTCAGGAGCTTATTCCAGAACGTGGTCATGTCGAGAGGATGCTTTACTGACTGTGTACAAGAAGCTGATGGAAGTGTCAGTGGACACTCCAAAGGAGGATTTAAGGAACATGCTGAGGGCTGCTGTTTTCCTTGTGAGGAGGGCCATCAAAGACACCGTGTCTTCA GTTTTTCAGGCTTCCCTGAAACTTCTAAAAATGATCATCATCCAATATATACCTAAACACAAACTAGGAAAGCTAGAAACTTCTCATTGTGTGGAAACAACCCTGCCACATTTGCTTTCTAGAACAGGAGACTCTTCATCCCGTCTTCGTCTTCTGGCTTCAACCTTCATCCAG GAAATGGCACTGTGCCCTGAAGTAAAACCTCTCCAGATAATTCCAGTGCACCTGGTTAAAACAttaaaaccaaactccccaacGCACTTGGCAATGCGTCACGTGGAACTGGTGGAATCTCTCTTGGGAGCCATGGGGACTGAAAACTCCGGGTTTACCGTCAACAACGTCATGAAG TTTGCCACGGGAGCTCTGGAGCACAGGGCTCACGAGGTGCGTGAGGTGGTGCTGCGGATCATCTTTGCCATGTAcagggagcacagggcagcCGTGCTGGATTCTCTCCCTCTGGACGACGCCGGCGCCCGCAGGACCGTGCGCTACAAAACTCTCTTTGAGGGGTTTGCCAAAATCGATGGGAAATCTTCTGAAACTGAAGTGAGGGTATGTAATGAGGCAGAAC CAGAGAAACAgacaaaggaagaaatgaaagtTCTAAAAGGCCACCCAGCAGCTCTGAAGTTAGAGTTACAAGCAGAGCTTGAAGCTAAAGAG GAGAAAGaatctgattttcagaagaCAGAGAATCGAG GTTACCAGGTAtatgaagctgcagcagcaaagatTCAGGAGGAGCTTTCCTCTGTTGCAAATTACCTGGATAA cttgtGTATTTTTTGTGGTGAAAGGAGCGAGTCCTTCACTGAGGAAGGGTTGGATCTGCATTACTGGAAGCACTGCCCCATGTTAACCCGATGTGAGCACTGCAGACAG ATGCTGGAGATTGCCAGCCTGACAGAGCACCTGCTGGCTGACTGTGACAAAAGGGACAGCTTTGGGAGGTGCCCACGCTGCAGAGAGGCCGTGCCCAGGGATGAGCTGCCCAGACACACAAAGAGCAGGATTTGCAATC CTGCCAAACCAGAAAATGTGGCAAACCACTGCCCTTTGTGCCATGAGAACTTTCCTCCTGGAGAAGAG GCCTGGAGATCTCACCTGATGAGCAGAGATGGCTGCAAAATGAACCAGCGGAGGATATCCCCCCTGAACAAAACCATTCTCGTGCAGCCTG ccaAAGTTGTTGGCCACTATTTAAGGAGACCAGGTCCTTCAGGAGCAAGGTTTCAACCTCCTTCAATAGGAAGCAAGATCAGAACTCGAGGGGGCCCAAATAAAAGCCTTGGCAAAACATACTCAAAGCGATGA
- the CEP104 gene encoding centrosomal protein of 104 kDa isoform X1 translates to MPHKIGFTVVSSSGHEDGFSARELMVHAPTVNGWRSPRLCQYPQEITLQLVERCRIRKLQLLAHQYMIASKIEFYISESLPEYFAPYQSERFQRLGYVLLSDNEKTDFRARELKSVYLDAVGQYLKLVFHKNYVNKYNLYGQVALVAVNIIGDPADYGIDSMSSPSREKLIDHYLGIKLDDPALDGTYLGKRDSISPLDDLAFDMYQDPEVAQIIRRLDEKKREAVHLEYYDQAKKLKQAIADLQKVGERLGRYEVEKRYAVEKEDYDLAKKKKEQMDEYRLKVYQQLELHDLLDAQLLIQKPPELALGSVSGTESPQSSLPEPADPPQGEPLRAEPVLEEQLVDPTSSEPVVPYQSPLSHQTQPTTSKEAFSKENVEILPYDERPLPAICKQVDETVAYVEPEVTEEDVGNTARTGNTGEPEQLTEKALKEASPVVEVFGETLVSGAYSRTWSCREDALLTVYKKLMEVSVDTPKEDLRNMLRAAVFLVRRAIKDTVSSVFQASLKLLKMIIIQYIPKHKLGKLETSHCVETTLPHLLSRTGDSSSRLRLLASTFIQEMALCPEVKPLQIIPVHLVKTLKPNSPTHLAMRHVELVESLLGAMGTENSGFTVNNVMKFATGALEHRAHEVREVVLRIIFAMYREHRAAVLDSLPLDDAGARRTVRYKTLFEGFAKIDGKSSETEVRAHRKAATEAEKQTKEEMKVLKGHPAALKLELQAELEAKEEKESDFQKTENRGYQVYEAAAAKIQEELSSVANYLDNLCIFCGERSESFTEEGLDLHYWKHCPMLTRCEHCRQMLEIASLTEHLLADCDKRDSFGRCPRCREAVPRDELPRHTKSRICNPAKPENVANHCPLCHENFPPGEEAWRSHLMSRDGCKMNQRRISPLNKTILVQPAKVVGHYLRRPGPSGARFQPPSIGSKIRTRGGPNKSLGKTYSKR, encoded by the exons ATGCCGCACAAGATTGGTTTCACGGTGGTCAGTTCGTCGGGACACGAGGATGGGTTCAGTGCCCGGGAGCTGATGGTTCATGCACCGACAGTGAACGGGTGGCGCTCGCCCAG GCTCTGTCAGTACCCCCAGGAAATCACCCTGCAGCTGGTGGAGAGGTGTCGGATCCggaagctgcagctgcttgCTCACCAGTACATGATAGCAAGCAAAATTGAGTTCTACATCAGTGAAAGCCTGCCTGAATATTTTGCTCCGTATCAGTCAGAGAGGTTTCAGAGACTTGG TTATGTCCTTCTCTCAGACAATGAGAAGACTGATTTCAGAGCTCGAGAGTTGAAATCTGTATACTTGGATGCAGTTGGCCAGTACCTGAAGCTGGTTTTCCATAAAAATTATGTCAACAAATACAACTTGTATGGGCAG GTTGCCCTGGTAGCTGTGAACATCATTGGGGATCCAGCAGACTATGGCATTGACAGCATGAGCAGT CCTTCCAGAGAGAAGCTGATAGATCACTACTTGGGAATTAAATTGGATGACCCTGCCTTAGATGGAACTTACCTTGG GAAACGTGACTCCATTTCACCTCTGGACGATTTGGCCTTTGACATGTACCAGGACCCAGAAGTGGCTCAGATAATCCGGAGGCTGGATGAGAAGAAGAGGGAAGCTGTGCATCTCGAGTACTACGACCAGGCCAAGAAGCTCAAACAGGCCATTGCAGACTTGCAGAAG GTGGGTGAGCGACTGGGCCGGTACGAGGTGGAGAAGCGTTACGCGGTAGAGAAGGAGGATTATGACCTTGCCAAGAAAAAGAAGGAGCAGATGGATGAGTACAGGCTGAAGGTGtaccagcagctggagctgcacgATCTCCTGGATGCACAGCTGCTG ATCCAAAAGCCACCCGAATTGGCTTTGGGATCTGTGAGTGGCACTGAGAGCCCCCAGAGCTCCCTTCCTGAGCCTGCAGACCCACCCCAAGGAGAGCCCCTGAGGGCAGAGCCTGTGCTGGAAGAGCAGTTGGTGGATCCCACTTCTTCTGAGCCTGTTGTTCCCTACCAGTCCCCTCTTTCTCATCAGACTCAGCCCACAACCTCCAAGGAAGcattttccaaggaaaat GTTGAAATTTTACCTTATGATGAGAGACCTCTCCCAGCCATCTGCAAGCAGGTGGATGAAACTGTTGCCTACGTTGAGCCAGAGGTGACTGAAGAGGATGTGGGTAATACTGCAAGGACTGGCAATACTGGGGAGCCTGAACAACTCACGGAGAAGGCACTGAAGGAAGCCAGCCCTGTTGTGGAAGTTTTTGGAGAGACTTTG GTTTCAGGAGCTTATTCCAGAACGTGGTCATGTCGAGAGGATGCTTTACTGACTGTGTACAAGAAGCTGATGGAAGTGTCAGTGGACACTCCAAAGGAGGATTTAAGGAACATGCTGAGGGCTGCTGTTTTCCTTGTGAGGAGGGCCATCAAAGACACCGTGTCTTCA GTTTTTCAGGCTTCCCTGAAACTTCTAAAAATGATCATCATCCAATATATACCTAAACACAAACTAGGAAAGCTAGAAACTTCTCATTGTGTGGAAACAACCCTGCCACATTTGCTTTCTAGAACAGGAGACTCTTCATCCCGTCTTCGTCTTCTGGCTTCAACCTTCATCCAG GAAATGGCACTGTGCCCTGAAGTAAAACCTCTCCAGATAATTCCAGTGCACCTGGTTAAAACAttaaaaccaaactccccaacGCACTTGGCAATGCGTCACGTGGAACTGGTGGAATCTCTCTTGGGAGCCATGGGGACTGAAAACTCCGGGTTTACCGTCAACAACGTCATGAAG TTTGCCACGGGAGCTCTGGAGCACAGGGCTCACGAGGTGCGTGAGGTGGTGCTGCGGATCATCTTTGCCATGTAcagggagcacagggcagcCGTGCTGGATTCTCTCCCTCTGGACGACGCCGGCGCCCGCAGGACCGTGCGCTACAAAACTCTCTTTGAGGGGTTTGCCAAAATCGATGGGAAATCTTCTGAAACTGAAGTGAGG GCACATAGAAAAGCAGCAACAGAAGCAGAGAAACAgacaaaggaagaaatgaaagtTCTAAAAGGCCACCCAGCAGCTCTGAAGTTAGAGTTACAAGCAGAGCTTGAAGCTAAAGAG GAGAAAGaatctgattttcagaagaCAGAGAATCGAG GTTACCAGGTAtatgaagctgcagcagcaaagatTCAGGAGGAGCTTTCCTCTGTTGCAAATTACCTGGATAA cttgtGTATTTTTTGTGGTGAAAGGAGCGAGTCCTTCACTGAGGAAGGGTTGGATCTGCATTACTGGAAGCACTGCCCCATGTTAACCCGATGTGAGCACTGCAGACAG ATGCTGGAGATTGCCAGCCTGACAGAGCACCTGCTGGCTGACTGTGACAAAAGGGACAGCTTTGGGAGGTGCCCACGCTGCAGAGAGGCCGTGCCCAGGGATGAGCTGCCCAGACACACAAAGAGCAGGATTTGCAATC CTGCCAAACCAGAAAATGTGGCAAACCACTGCCCTTTGTGCCATGAGAACTTTCCTCCTGGAGAAGAG GCCTGGAGATCTCACCTGATGAGCAGAGATGGCTGCAAAATGAACCAGCGGAGGATATCCCCCCTGAACAAAACCATTCTCGTGCAGCCTG ccaAAGTTGTTGGCCACTATTTAAGGAGACCAGGTCCTTCAGGAGCAAGGTTTCAACCTCCTTCAATAGGAAGCAAGATCAGAACTCGAGGGGGCCCAAATAAAAGCCTTGGCAAAACATACTCAAAGCGATGA
- the LRRC47 gene encoding leucine-rich repeat-containing protein 47, with translation MAAAAAEPWPELEAAARERRRELSLAGAAVAERVAAGGGRLPEALLALPLLQSLELSGCAALRELGPGVAAALPALHTLVLSRNALGPAGLGAGLGGPLPALRLLDLSGNGLEALPAALGGTGGGAGDAAPAFPQLRSLNLSANRLRELGPGLARAAPQLQELLLSGNRLRALPGGLLPPEGPPAPFPLLSRLDAADNEVAELGADIAALPALKSLDVANNQLRELPAALADCPRLKEANFRGNQLRDKRLEKMVNGCQTKAILEYLRAGGRGKGKAESAREDVRKKKREKQQKKDSGDGEQDEVEEASKLLVKVLHVSENPAPLVVKVSPGVKDVRAFIVCCVLKGVNLKPGNALKRFLTIQTKLHEDICEKRTVATIATHDLQLVKAPLTYDVQPPDELKIMPLGRKEIKAKDLLRQLQLEAEEQRKQKKRQNVSGLHKYLQLLDGKDNYPCLVDAEGAVISFPPITNSEKTKIRKETRDLFLEVTSDTSLQICKDVMDTLILKIAELNRSALENKEGSGSDMELDALCGPGNLNLPLVVEQVRVVDTDGNLKVLYPSKTDLATVSSLLTVIR, from the exons atggcggcggcggcggcggagccgTGGCCGGAGCTGGAGGCAGCGgcgcgggagcggcggcgggagctGTCGCTGGCGGGCGCGGCGGTGGCCGAGCGGgtggcggcgggcggcgggcggctgCCGGAGGCGCTGCtggcgctgccgctgctgcaGTCGCTGGAGCTGAGCGGCTGCGCGGCGCTGCGGGAGCTCGGCCCGGGCGtggcggccgcgctgcccgcgCTCCACACGCTGGTGCTGAGCCGCAACGCGCTGGGCCCGGCCGGGCTGGGCGCGGGGCTGGGCGGGCCCCTGCCCGCGCTCCGCCTGCTCGACCTGTCCGGGAACGGGCTGGAGGCGCTGCCCGCCGCGCTCGGCGGGAcggggggcggcgcgggggaCGCGGCCCCGGCCTTCCCGCAGCTGCGCAGCCTCAACCTGAGCGCGAACCGGCTGCGGGAGCTGGGCCCGGGGCTcgcccgcgccgcgccgcagctgcaggagctgctgctgtccgGGAACCGgctgcgggcgctgcccggcggGCTCCTGCCCCCCGAGGGGCCGCCCGCGCCCTTCCCGCTGCTCAGCCGGCTGGACGCGGCCGACAACGAGGTGGCCGAGCTGGGCGCGGACATCGCGGCGCTGCCGGCGCTCAAG AGCCTGGACGTGGCCAACAACCAGCTGCGGGAGCTGCCCGCCGCGCTGGCCGACTGCCCCCGCCTGAAGGAGGCCAACTTCAGGGGCAACCAGCTGAGGGACAAGCGGCTGGAGAAGATGGTCAACGGGTGCCAGACGAAGGCCATTCTGGAGTACCTACGGGCCGGGGGCCGTGGGAAGGGGAAGGCCGAGAGTGCCAGAGAGGATgtcaggaagaagaagagggagaagcagcagaagaaggacagtggggatggggagcaggATGAGGTGGAAGAGGCGAGCAAGCTGCTGGTGAAGGTTCTGCACGTCTCTGAGAACCCAGCGCCTTTGGTGGTCAAAGTGAGCCCGGGTGTCAAAGATGTGCGAGCCTTCATCGTGTGCTGTGTGCTGAAAGGAGTGAACTTAAAGCCGGGAAATGCTCTCAAGAGGTTCCTGACCATACAG ACCAAGCTGCACGAGGACATCTGTGAGAAGCGCACAGTGGCCACCATTGCCACCCACGACTTGCAGCTGGTCAAAGCTCCTCTGACATATGATGTTCAGCCTCCTGATGAGCTCAAG ATCATGCCCTTGGGTCGGAAGGAGATCAAGGCAAAGGACCTTCTCcgccagctgcagctggaggccGAGGAGCAGCGGAAGCAGAAGAAGCGTCAGAACGTCTCTGGGCTGCACAA gtacctgcagctgctggatggCAAAGACAACTACCCATGCCTGGTGGATGCTGAAGGTGCTGTGATTTCCTTCCCACCAATAACCAATAGCGAGAAAACAAAG ATTAGAAAAGAGACCCGGGACCTGTTTCTGGAAGTGACGAGTGACACCAGTTTACAGATCTGCAAAGATGTGATGGACACTCTTATCCTG AAAATTGCAGAGCTGAACAGATCTGCCTTGGAGAACAAGGAAGGCTCTGGTTCAGATATGGAATTGGATGCTCTCTGTGGACCAGGGAATTTGAACCTGCCCTTGGTGGTGGAGCAGGTGCGAGTGGTGGACACAGATGGGAACTTGAAAGTACTTTATCCTTCAAAAACGGACCTGGCCACAGTTTCCTCTCTGCTGACTGTGATCCGTTAG
- the CCDC27 gene encoding coiled-coil domain-containing protein 27, whose amino-acid sequence MEADGLQGPALTETMGQLRQELRKAKDDHNMAIGAISSLQRQMEIQESELRRIRSEKELLQKQLREREVQLQAVSDKFCSLTEEQRQEEVVAMMAEENSNLQQVVTEQESQLAEQNKLVSELQGTISQLQAEVVTTRLHLLKQKQAQKEIQDQAEALQHTELQTRVALELISSKFERFRNKIIQATFRVEGSQEPQAELTDDEVLEAMQKIINERTEFQQMLKNKGSKMSLLSSSDSHTASPARRRKSSRMERL is encoded by the exons atggAAGCAGATGGTTTGCAGGGACCAGCGCTCACCGAAACCATGGGACAGCTCCGGCAGGAGCTGCGGAAAGCCAAGGATGACCACAACATGGCCATAG GTGCCATCTCTTCCTTGCAAAGACAGATGGAGATCCAAGAATCCGAGCTTCGGAGAATCAGATCTGAAAAGGAATTGCTCCAGAAGCAGCTCAGAGAACGAGAAGTCCAGCTCCAAGCTGTGTCTGACAAG TTTTGCAGCCTGACAGAAGAACAGAGGCAGGAAGAAGTGGTAGCGATGATGGCGGAGGAGAACAGCAACCTTCAACAG GTTGTTACAGAACAGGAATCCCAGCTGGCTGAGCAGAACAAGCTCGTTAGTGAGTTACAGGGGACAAtcagccagctgcaggctgAGGTTGTGACCACCCGCCTCCACCTCCTGAAGCAGAAACAGGCCCAGAAGGAGATCCAGGACCAGGCTGAGGCACTGCAGCACACGGAGCTGCAAACCAGAGTGGCACTGGAGCTCATCAGCAGCAAG TTTGAAAGGTTTCGAAACAAAATAATCCAGGCTACGTTCCGCGTGGAAGGcagccaggagccccaggcTGAGCTCACGGACGATGAGGTGCTGGAGGCAATGCAG AAAATCATTAACGAGCGGACAGAGTTCCAGCAGATGCTGAAGAACAAGGGCAGCAAGATGtcactgctcagcagcagcgACAGCCACACGGCATCGCCAGCAAGGAGAAGGAAATCCTCCAGGATGGAAAGGCTCTGA
- the LOC137461838 gene encoding myo-inositol 2-dehydrogenase-like — MRAGFPLPSQRGRAMGRRRKTLHDYAAEFSELSVRREPAGPSAPGPAGAVETLFCTPCQLPLRVRRDRILEHLSSGRHCRNRRLLRQLGLRAPGLRVFSRVGFHDPSCPCHSTCPPCSPIPLSSSPLDPALATAWSPSPPSYHKLLFPHHPIPATHRDDPTPSISSHPSLPATFHTRTAPLGQSGPTPDASNSPTPPSCHGGSGVGLVLFGAGLVSKALLQSLLEEAGCCLLYVVEDQLEEVERAFGAEVPAGTRVLRRQDATIALGDPRVSGAIICSPPDKTPEMVRDALRAGKGVFCEGLPSLDRQTAEACFDEADSCGRPLVCGFYKRFDPALQFLCKKVRDSRVLGRIHRISTISSLYPAASLSLLRASGGIFYNAAVHDIDLISLLLGESVPDTIFSLGHAFCADMGCLREVDTVTISMKFPSGAIVTLDVSQHCTRSCDQRLEVHGSQGTLRVDNQNPLGITEHGTSVSICPQTQAERYRDAYRELFRHFLRTLKGQEPPMVTKEQFLWTIQVAAAAEQSWRNRSAVDLHSGTTDPAGVKAELV, encoded by the exons ATGCGGGCGGGCTTTCCGCTTCCGAGTCAGCGGGGCCGGGCCATGGGGCGGAGGAGGAAGACGCTGCACGACTACGCGGCCGAGTTCTCGGAGCTGTCGGTGCGGCGGGAGCCGGCGGGGCCGagcgcgccgggcccggccggcgCCGTGGAGACGCTGTTCTGCACGCCGTGCCAGCTGCCCCTCAGGGTGCGCCGCGACCGCATCCTGGAGCACCTCAGCTCGGGCCGCCACTGCCGCAACCGCCGCCTGCTCCGGCAGCTCGGGCTGCGCGCCCCGGGGCTCCG GGTGTTCTCAAGAGTTGGATtccatgatcctt CCTGCCCCTGCCACTCGACGTGCCCTCCTTGCTCTCCCATCCCTCTTTCCTCATCGCCACTGGATCCAGCACTGGCTACAGCATGGTCCCCCTCCCCGCCCTCCTACCACAAGCTGCTGTTTCCCCACCACCCCATCCCCGCCACACACAGGGACGACCCAACACCCTCCATCTCCAGCCACCCCTCACTGCCGGCCACCTTCCACACCAGGACTGCACCTCTTGGCCAAAGTGGGCCCACACCTGATGCCTCCAACAGCCCGACACCCCCCTCATGTCATGGTGGCAGCGGCGTCGGCCTCGTGCTCTTCGGCGCGGGGCTCGTGAGCAAAGCCTTGTTGCAAAGCCTGCTGGAGGAAGCAGGCTGCTGCCTGCTGTACGTGGTGGAGGATCAGCTGGAGGAGGTGGAACGTGCCTTCGGCGCTGAGGTCCCGGCTGGCACCAGGGTGCTGCGGCGGCAGGATGCCACCATTGCCCTCGGTGATCCGCG AGTCTCTGGAGCCATTATTTGTTCCCCACCTGACAAAACCCCTGAGATGGTAAGAGATGCCTTACGAGCAG GTAAAGGTGTGTTCTGCGAGGGGCTGCCCAGcttggacagacagacagcagaAGCCTGTTTTGATGAGGCCGACAGCTGTGGGAGGCCACTCGTGTGTGGGTTCTACAA GCGCTTTGACCCAGCCCTGCAGTTCCTGTGCAAGAAGGTGCGGGACAGCCGGGTGCTGGGCAGGATCCACCGGATATCGACCATCAGCAGCCTCTATCCTGCAGCCTCTCTGAGCCTGCTGAGAGCCTCAG GTGGAATTTTTTACAACGCTGCCGTGCACGACATAGATCTTATCAGTTTGTTGTTGGGAGAGAGTGTGCCAGATACAATATTTTCCCTGGGCCATGCCTTCTGTGCAG ACATGGGCTGCCTGAGGGAGGTGGACACGGTCACCATCAGCATGAAGTTCCCCAGCGGAGCCATTGTCACTCTGGACGTCAGCCAGCACTGCACCAGGAGCTGTGACCAGCGGCTGGAG GTCCACGGGTCTCAAGGAACGTTAAGGGTGGACAACCAGAATCCCCTGGGCATCACAGAGCATGGGACttctgtgtccatctgtcctcAAACCCAAGCTGAGCGCTATAGAGATGCATACAGGGAGCTCTTCCGGCACTTCCTGAGAACCCTGAAAG GCCAGGAGCCCCCCATGGTCACCAAGGAGCAGTTCCTCTGGACGATCcaggtggctgcagcagccGAGCAGTCCTGGAGGAACAGATCTGCCGTGGACTTGCACAGCGGTACCACGGACCCGGCTGGAGTCAAGGCTGAGCTCGTGTGA